A genomic segment from Euzebya rosea encodes:
- a CDS encoding DUF58 domain-containing protein: protein MPPALTPGTTLRPEAFGRLELAVRRRLEGRLHGDYQGLLPGHGSEPGEARRYRPGDDVRRIDWAVTARTDHPHVRDTIADHELTTIGVIDLSGSLHFGTGRRQKRDVAVEVLGAFGFVTAHGANRFGALALHPAGEEWYAPASGRHHVHATLQRISRLPRVTARTAGAATPIDLSRGLRRAGRLARRRGLVIVVSDFLGRSGPGRAHEATPPWARSIRALTERHEVIAVDVVDPRELNLPDVGFITLADPESGRRRVVDTSDRSVRIRYAQAARDQRDRIAGELRRAGASHLSVRTDTDWLADVIRYVERRRRAPLPRRSSR, encoded by the coding sequence ATCCCGCCAGCGCTGACACCCGGGACGACGCTGCGTCCCGAGGCGTTCGGCCGGCTGGAGCTCGCCGTGCGCCGACGCCTCGAGGGCCGGCTGCACGGCGACTACCAGGGCCTGCTTCCCGGCCACGGCTCGGAACCCGGCGAGGCGCGCCGCTACCGGCCGGGTGACGACGTGCGGCGGATCGACTGGGCCGTCACGGCGCGCACCGACCATCCCCACGTCCGCGACACCATCGCCGACCACGAGCTCACCACGATCGGCGTGATCGACCTGTCCGGCAGCCTGCACTTCGGCACGGGCCGACGCCAGAAGCGCGACGTGGCCGTGGAGGTGCTCGGCGCGTTCGGGTTCGTCACGGCACACGGGGCCAACCGGTTCGGCGCGCTCGCCCTGCACCCGGCAGGGGAGGAGTGGTACGCCCCCGCCTCCGGACGACACCACGTGCACGCCACCCTGCAGCGGATCTCCCGGCTGCCGCGGGTGACCGCACGGACCGCGGGGGCGGCCACGCCCATCGACCTGTCGCGGGGCCTGCGTCGCGCCGGGCGCCTGGCCCGACGGCGAGGCCTGGTCATCGTGGTCAGCGACTTCCTGGGACGCAGCGGTCCGGGCAGGGCCCACGAGGCCACCCCGCCGTGGGCCAGGAGCATCCGTGCCCTGACCGAACGCCACGAGGTCATCGCCGTCGACGTCGTCGACCCACGCGAGCTGAACCTCCCCGACGTCGGCTTCATCACCCTCGCCGACCCCGAGTCCGGCCGCCGACGCGTCGTCGACACGAGCGACCGGTCCGTGCGGATCCGCTACGCCCAGGCCGCCCGGGACCAACGCGACCGCATCGCCGGTGAGCTGCGCCGCGCCGGCGCCTCGCACCTGAGCGTGCGCACCGACACCGACTGGCTGGCCGACGTCATCCGCTACGTCGAACGTCGCCGCCGCGCCCCCCTCCCACGACGGAGCTCCCGTTGA